From one Lotus japonicus ecotype B-129 chromosome 3, LjGifu_v1.2 genomic stretch:
- the LOC130746761 gene encoding uncharacterized protein LOC130746761 yields the protein MCFTFVWAGWEGSAHDAKIFMEALRRPSLHFPHPPHGKYYLVDAGYPTFMGFLGPYKKNRYHLPQFRNGPRITGRVEVFNYYHSSLRNVIERSFGCCKAKWKILGSMPSYDLKTQNKIITACMALHNFIRRNDRSDEEFDANYENEDGGGENEAGPSTVTWEEPDFQSSLQMEQIREHIKNMFPTRV from the exons ATGTGTTTCACCTTTGTCTGGGCTGGGTGGGAGGGTTCTGCACATGATGCTAAGATTTTTATGGAGGCTCTGCGTAGACCATCATTGCATTTTCCCCATCCTCCTCATG gTAAATATTATCTTGTTGATGCGGGATACCCTACTTTTATGGGTTTTCTAGGGCCATACAAAAAAAATAGGTATCATCTTCCGCAATTCAGAAATGGACCTAGAATAACAGGGAGAGTTGAGGTGTTCAATTATTATCATTCTAGTCTTCGCAATGTGATTGAACGATCATTTGGTTGTTGCAAAGCAAAATGGAAGATACTAGGTAGTATGCCTTCTTATGATTTGAAGACACAAAACAAAATCATTACGGCTTGTATGGCTTTGCATAACTTTATTAGAAGAAATGATAGAAGTGATGAAGAATTTGATGCAAATTATGAAAATgaagatggaggaggagaaaatGAAGCTGGCCCAAGTACTGTTACATGGGAGGAACCTGATTTTCAAAGTTCCTTGCAAATGGAGCAAATTAGGGAACACATCAAAAATATGTTTCCAACACGAGTTTAG
- the LOC130744903 gene encoding uncharacterized protein LOC130744903 — MDLYVSYLETKRILLDIFKEKQKKSAEASTIPSFYKKIGVIRILEFFLKVCVEEVRAGNRPHTHFTRTGWANIQAKFNNATKLAYDYKKFKNKWDHLKVDWALWTKLNAIESGLGWDATKRTVAASDEWWEAKIKESPEVGKFRDEGLKFFPEMEILFKGVVATGLAAYAPSEDSRDSHGQSIRVEESFDADIDEAETEEHGIEVEMTAQPSSSRGNGQRKRGREGEKKVGAAANLSSQLERVINSFESSDPGSKNDPATYVSVMTL; from the exons ATGGATCTGTATGTGTCTTAT CTTGAAACAAAGAGAATTTTGCTTGACATTTTTAAGGAAAAGCAGAAGAAAAGTGCTGAAGCTTCTACAATACCAAGTTTCTACAAGAAG ATTGGAGTGATAAGAatcttggaattttttttgaaagtgtgcGTTGAAGAGGTACGTGCTGGGAATAGACCTCACACTCACTTTACAAGAACTGGATGGGCAAATATACAAGCCAAGTTCAACAATGCCACAAAGTTAGCATatgattataaaaaatttaaaaataagtgggatCATTTGAAAGTAGATTGGGCATTATGGACAAAGCTTAATGCAATAGAATCAGGTCTTGGTTGGGATGCAACTAAGAGAACAGTAGCTGCTAGTGATGAATGGTGGGAGGCCAAAATCAAG GAGAGTCCTGAGGTTGGAAAGTTTAGAGATGAAGGTCTGAAATTTTTTCCTGAGATGGAAATTTTATTCAAGGGTGTAGTTGCTACTGGTCTTGCAGCATATGCTCCATCTGAAGATTCAAGAGACTCTCACGGTCAAAGCATTAGAGTGGAAGAGTCATTTGATGCTGATATTGATGAGGCCGAAACAGAAGAGCATGGGATTGAGGTAGAAATGACAGCGCAACCATCATCTTCAAGGGGAAATGGACAAAGGAAGAGAGGTAGAGAGGGTGAGAAGAAAGTTGGGGCTGCGGCTAACCTCTCTAGTCAATTGGAACGTGTTATTAATAGCTTTGAGTCAAGTGATCCTGGATCTAAAAATGATCCTGCGACATATGTTAGTGTTATGACTTTATGA